The bacterium genome window below encodes:
- a CDS encoding SagB/ThcOx family dehydrogenase, with the protein MCIFIFLLLLKGGETMEIKLPAPVLKGKVSVEECIAKRRSIRAYLDKPISLEQLSQLFWASQGITDLTGLRAAPSAGATYPIEVRAVTKDGVFHYIPEGHKLIKESDKDLRKKLAQAALWQSFIAEAGCNFVISCVYKRTTQRYGDRGIRYVHMEAGHVAENIHLQAVALGLGSVPVGAFYDEEVKKVLNLPKDEDPIYIITVGYPK; encoded by the coding sequence ATGTGTATCTTTATATTTCTTCTTTTATTAAAAGGGGGTGAAACTATGGAAATAAAACTGCCAGCACCAGTCCTAAAGGGTAAAGTATCAGTTGAGGAGTGTATTGCAAAACGCAGGTCAATAAGGGCATACTTAGATAAGCCAATTAGCCTTGAACAACTATCTCAACTATTTTGGGCATCTCAGGGGATAACTGACCTGACTGGGTTAAGAGCTGCACCGTCAGCAGGTGCTACTTATCCAATTGAAGTAAGGGCTGTCACTAAAGATGGCGTATTCCATTACATTCCTGAAGGTCATAAACTGATAAAAGAGAGTGATAAAGACTTAAGAAAGAAGCTTGCTCAAGCTGCACTATGGCAGTCCTTTATTGCAGAGGCAGGCTGTAACTTTGTCATCTCTTGTGTTTACAAGCGGACTACACAGAGATATGGGGATAGGGGGATAAGGTATGTCCATATGGAGGCAGGTCATGTAGCAGAGAACATTCACTTACAGGCAGTGGCTCTCGGACTGGGCTCAGTTCCTGTCGGTGCCTTTTATGATGAAGAGGTAAAGAAAGTGCTAAACCTGCCCAAAGATGAGGACCCAATCTACATAATAACTGTGGGATACCCGAAGTAG
- a CDS encoding T9SS type A sorting domain-containing protein: protein MGCADPSAIILSNDRTRVYYGGLGSTRVVTLSAISGLGVGELKNNSNSIFKIYPNPTKTETRIWISDIALKEVRLKIFDVSGKLVRNFPNYQFTNHPITQITWDGKDNLGKGVESGVYFCQIVAAHFSETKKINPNLTIMTLMGMCSFRLNKSLFLGYFGYPTVIM from the coding sequence TTGGGCTGCGCTGACCCAAGCGCAATTATTCTGAGCAATGACCGAACCCGAGTCTATTACGGTGGATTAGGAAGCACAAGGGTTGTAACCTTAAGTGCAATTTCTGGTTTAGGAGTGGGTGAACTAAAGAATAACAGCAATTCAATATTTAAAATATATCCTAATCCAACAAAAACAGAGACCAGAATTTGGATATCAGATATTGCTCTAAAAGAGGTGAGATTAAAAATCTTTGATGTATCCGGTAAACTGGTTCGTAATTTTCCAAATTACCAATTCACTAATCACCCAATTACTCAAATCACATGGGATGGTAAGGATAATTTAGGGAAAGGAGTTGAAAGCGGTGTCTATTTTTGTCAGATTGTAGCTGCTCATTTTTCAGAAACAAAAAAAATTAATCCTAATTTGACGATAATGACATTAATGGGGATGTGTTCTTTTCGTCTTAACAAATCTCTGTTTCTGGGCTACTTCGGGTATCCCACAGTTATTATGTAG